The proteins below are encoded in one region of Opisthocomus hoazin isolate bOpiHoa1 chromosome 26, bOpiHoa1.hap1, whole genome shotgun sequence:
- the NMT1 gene encoding glycylpeptide N-tetradecanoyltransferase 1 has translation MADDSETAVRRPPARPPRPSAEENDHEHCSDCENEAEHGSNRGGLSPANDSGAKKKKKKPKRKKEKGGDQPDQAQDQSVKVNSLPAERIQEIQKAIELFSVGQGPAKTMEEASKRSYQFWDTQPVPKLGEVVNTHGPVEPDKDNIRQEPYTLPQGFTWDALDLGDRGVLKELYTLLNENYVEDDDNMFRFDYSPEFLLWALRPPGWLPEWHCGVRVVSSKKLVGFISAIPATIHIYDTEKKMVEINFLCVHKKLRSKRVAPVLIREITRRVHLEGIFQAVYTAGVVLPKPVGTCRYWHRSLNPRKLIEVKFSHLSRNMTMQRTMKLYRLPETPKTPGLRPMEHKDISAVHKLLTEYLKQFHLTPVMSREEVEHWFLPQENIIDTFVVESAPGEVTDFLSFYTLPSTIMNHPTHKSLKAAYSFYNVHTKTPLIDLMGDALILAKSKGFDVFNALDLMENKTFLEKLKFGIGDGNLQYYLYNWKCPSMAPEKVGLVLQ, from the exons TGGCTTGAGTCCAGCAAATGACAGCGGagccaaaaagaagaaaaagaaacccaaacggaagaaagagaaaggaggagaccAGCCTGACCAGGCTCAGGATCAGTCGGTGAAG GTGAACTCTTTACCCGCTGAGAGGATCCAGGAGATTCAAAAAGCCATCGAGCTCTTCTCTGTAGGTCAGGGCCCTGCCAAAACCATGGAGGAAGCCAGCAAGAGGAGCTACCAGTTCTGGGACACGCAGCCGGTGCCCAAGCTAG GAGAAGTGGTGAACACCCACGGTCCCGTTGAGCCAGACAAAGACAATATCCGTCAGGAGCCATACACCTTGCCCCAGGGCTTCACCTGGGACGCCCTGGATCTTGGGGACAGAGGCGTG CTGAAAGAGCTGTACACGCTTCTGAACGAGAACTACGTGGAGGACGACGACAACATGTTCCGGTTCGATTACTCTCCCGAGTTCCTGCTGTG GGCGCTGCGTCCTCCGGGCTGGCTGCCCGAGTGGCACTGTGGAGTCAGGGTTGTCTCCAGCAAGAAGCTGGTTGGATTTATCAGCGCGATTCCAGCCACTATCCACATCTATGACAC AGAGAAGAAGATGGTAGAGATAAACTTCCTGTGCGTCCACAAGAAGTTGCGCTCAAAACGGGTGGCTCCGGTTCTGATCCGCGAGATCACGCGGCGGGTTCATCTGGAGGGGATCTTTCAGGCTGTTTACACTGCGGGAGTGGTGCTGCCAAAGCCTGTGGGGACTTGCAG GTACTGGCACCGGTCCCTGAATCCTCGGAAACTCATCGAGGTCAAATTTTCCCACCTGAGCAGGAACATGACTATGCAACGTACCATGAAGCTTTACCGGTTGCCCGAG ACTCCCAAGACTCCCGGCTTGCGGCCGATGGAGCACAAAGACATCTCCGCAGTGCACAAGCTCCTGACCGAGTACCTGAAGCAGTTCCACCTGACGCCCGTCATGAGCCGAGAGGAGGTGGAGCACTGGTTCTTACCTCAGGAGAACATCATCGACACCTTTGTGGTAGAG AGCGCCCCAGGGGAGGTGACAGACTTCCTGAGCTTCTACACGCTGCCCTCCACCATCATGAACCACCCAACTCACAAGAGCCTGAAAGCTGCTTACTCCTTCTACAACGTTCACACCAAGACGCCTCTCATCGACCTCATGGGCGATGCTCTCATACTCGCCAAGTCG AAAGGATTCGACGTCTTCAACGCACTGGATCTGATGGAGAACAAAACCTTCCTGGAGAAGCTGAAGTTCGGGATTGGGGATGGGAACCTGCAGTATTACCTGTACAATTGGAAGTGTCCCAGCATGGCGCCGGAGAAG GTCGGACTGGTGCTGCAGTGA
- the PLCD3 gene encoding 1-phosphatidylinositol 4,5-bisphosphate phosphodiesterase delta-3, whose protein sequence is MWLLPVPPRARPRSQPQPSPSPVLRRRPARLHRPGAPAAPGVPGQRPRTMICGRKARHPPGQPRSPPDGSGGPRQPGRALKKMGLTEDEDVQRMLRGSLLRKIKARGIPRERLFRLQEDGATVCFEGGFRRARSGQSFSVMHVEGVREGHQSEGLRKHGAAFPARHCFTLVFKGKRKNLDLAARGEEDARHWVQGLTKLMGRLQAMSQVEKLDHWIHGVLQRADRNKDNKMSFREVKSMLRMINIDMDDVYAYKLFRECDRSGNERLEGRELEEFCRRLLRRPELEELFGRYSGEDRVLSAEELRDFLRDQGEDASLRQARAVIRTYELNEKARQQDLMMLDGFMMYLLSAAGDILNQEHTKVHQDMSQPLCHYFISSSHNTYLTRNQIGGTSSTEAYVRALMAGCRCVELDCWEGSDGEPIVYHGHTLTSKILFRDVIESIRDYAFKQSPYPVILSLENHCGLEQQATMARHLKAILGDMLLTQPLEGQDPHDLPSPEQLKGKVLVKGKRLPEPWHEPRDVTSLSDPEEKEEEEEEEEKEEKLQERSRRQSLQSLQEVKPLQAKEASQVAPELSAVVVYCQAVPFPGLAHALRHPQPCKMSSFSERKARKLIKEAGPALVRYNARQLSRVYPLGLKMDSSNYNPQEMWNAGCQLVALNFQTPGYEMDLNAGRFLGNGCCGYVLKPPCLRSPPGEGPSRLALQVRVITAQQLPKLNREKGSSIVDPFVRVEIHGVPADCGKQQTHHKLNNGFNPRWEETLRFQLRAPELALVRFVVEDYDSTSCNDFVGQFTLPLASMREGYRHIHLLSKDGASLSPATLFVHVRCESL, encoded by the exons ATGTGGCTCCTCCCGGTAcctccccgcgcccggccccggtcccagccccagcccagccccagccccgtcctccgccgccgcccagcCCGGCTGCACCGGCCGGGGGCACCGGCAgctccgggggtcccggggcagcgGCCCCGCACCATGATCTGCGGCAGGAAGGCTCGTcacccccccgggcagccccgctccccgccggacGGCTCCGGgggcccccgccagcccgggaGAGCCTTGAAGAAAATGG ggctgacagaggacgAGGACGTCCAGCGGATGCTGCGGGGGTCCCTGCTCCGGAAGATCAAGGCCCGGGGGATCCCCAGGGAGCGGCTCTTCCGCctgcaggaggacggggccacCGTCTGCTTCGAGGGGGGCTTCAGGCGCGCTCGCTCCGGGCAGAGCT TCTCGGTGATGCACGTCGAGGGGGTGCGCGAGGGACACCAGTCGGAGGGGCTACGCAAGCACGGGGCCGCCTTCCCCGCGCGGCACTGCTTCACCCTCGTCTTCAAGGGCAAGCGCAAGAACCTCGACCTGGCCGCCCGGGGCGAGGAGGACGCCCGGCACTGGGTGCAAGGGCTCACCAAGCTGATGGGGCGGCTGCAGGCCATGAGTCAAGTGGAGAAGCTTGACCA CTGGATCCATGGGGTCCTGCAGCGAGCAGACAGGAACAAGGACAACAAGATGTCCTTCCGGGAGGTGAAGAGCATGCTGAGGATGATCAACATCGACATGGATGATGTCTACGCCTACAAGCTCTTCAGG GAGTGCGACCGCTCAGGCAACGAGCGGCTGGAGGGCCGGGAGCTGGAGGAGTTTTGCCGACGGCTGCTGCGGCGGCCGGAGCTGGAGGAGCTTTTTGGGCGTTACTCGGGCGAGGACCGTGTCCTGTCGGCCGAGGAGCTGCGGGATTTCCTGCGGGATCAGGGCGAGGACGCCAGCCTGCGCCAGGCCCGCGCCGTCATCCGCACCTACGAGCTCAACGAGAAGG ccaggcagcaggacCTGATGATGCTGGATGGCTTCATGATGTACCTCCTCTCGGCGGCTGGTGACATCCTCAACCAGGAGCACACCAAGGTGCACCAGGACATGAGCCAGCCCCTGTGCCACTACTTCATCTCCTCCTCCCACAACACCTACCTGACCCGCAACCAGATCggtggcaccagcagcaccgAGGCTTACGTCAG GGCGCTGATGGCGGGGTGCCGCTGCGTGGAGCTGGACTGCTGGGAGGGCTCCGACGGGGAACCCATTGTCTACCATGGCCACACGCTCACCTCCAAAATCCTCTTCCGCGATGTCATCGAGAGCATCCGCGACTACGCCTTCAAG CAATCACCCTACCCTGTCATCCTGTCCCTGGAGAACCActgtgggctggagcagcaggccACCATGGCCCGGCACTTGAAGGCCATCCTGGGGGACATGCTGCTGACGCAGCCGCTGGAGGGGCAGGACCCCCATGACCTTCCATCCCCGGAG CAGCTGAAGGGGAAGGTCCTGGTGAAGGGCAAGAGGCTGCCAGAGCCGTGGCACGAGCCCCGGGATGTCACATCCCTCTCAGATCccgaggagaaggaagaggaggaggaggaagaggaaaaggaggagaagctgcaggagagaagcagaCGGCAG TCGCTGCAGTCACTGCAGGAGGTCAAACCTCTGCAG GCCAAGGAAGCGTCACAGGTGGCCCCAGAGCTGTCAGCTGTGGTGGTGTACTGCCAGGCTGTCCCCTTCCCCGGCCTGGCCCACGCCCTGcgccacccccagccctgcaagatGTCCTCCTTCAGCGAGAGGAAGGCTCGGAAGCTCATCAAGGAGGCGG GCCCGGCGCTGGTCCGGTACAACGCCCGGCAGCTCAGCCGCGTCTACCCACTGGGGCTGAAGATGGACTCCTCCAACTACAACCCCCAGGAGATGTGGAACGCCGGCTGCCAGCTGG TGGCCCTCAACTTCCAGACGCCGGGCTATGAGATGGACCTGAACGCCGGGCGCTTCCTGGGCAACGGGTGCTGCGGCTACGTCCTGAAGCCCCCCTGCCTGCGCAGCCCCCCTGGAGAGGGCCCCAGCCGCCTGGCGCTGCAAGTCAGG GTGATCACGGCGCAGCAGCTGCCCAAGCTGAACCGGGAGAAGGGCAGCTCCATCGTGGACCCCTTCGTGCGCGTGGAGATCCACGGCGTCCCGGCCGACTGCGGCAAGCAGCAGACCCACCACAAGCTCAACAACG GCTTCAACCCGCGCTGGGAGGAGACGCTGCGGTTCCAGCTGCGGGCGCCCGAGCTGGCCCTGGTGCGCTTCGTGGTGGAGGACTACGACAGCACCTCCTGCAACGACTTCGTGGGCCAGTTCACCCTGCCCCTGGCCAGCATGCGGGAAG GGTATCGGCACATCCATCTGCTCTCCAAGGATGGGGCGTCCCTGTCCCCCGCCACGCTCTTCGTCCACGTGCGATGCGAGAGCCTGTGA